Proteins from one Streptomyces genisteinicus genomic window:
- a CDS encoding type 1 glutamine amidotransferase domain-containing protein, which translates to MLIAFLTAHEGVEQVELTDPWQAVKDAGDEPRLIATRPGTVQAFDHLTAADTFPVDQVVAEASADDFGALVLPGGVANPDALRTDPDAVAFVAAFARAGKPIAAICHAPWTLVEAGLVRGRTLTSWPSLRTDIRNAGGTWVDEQVRVCTAAPGTLITSRKPDDLKAFCAAFTDEFAKAAASGH; encoded by the coding sequence ATGCTGATCGCCTTTCTGACCGCGCACGAAGGGGTGGAGCAGGTCGAGCTCACCGACCCGTGGCAGGCGGTGAAGGACGCCGGGGACGAACCCCGGCTGATCGCGACCAGGCCCGGCACGGTCCAGGCCTTCGACCACCTCACGGCCGCCGACACCTTTCCCGTCGACCAGGTGGTCGCCGAGGCGTCGGCCGACGACTTCGGCGCCCTGGTGCTGCCCGGTGGGGTGGCGAATCCGGACGCCCTGCGCACGGACCCGGACGCGGTGGCGTTCGTGGCGGCCTTCGCCCGGGCGGGCAAACCGATCGCGGCGATCTGCCACGCGCCGTGGACGCTGGTGGAGGCGGGTCTGGTGCGCGGCCGCACCCTGACCTCGTGGCCGAGTCTGCGCACCGACATCCGCAACGCGGGCGGGACATGGGTGGACGAGCAGGTGCGGGTCTGCACCGCCGCCCCGGGCACGCTGATCACCAGCCGCAAGCCGGACGACCTGAAGGCGTTCTGCGCGGCCTTCACCGACGAGTTCGCGAAGGCGGCGGCCTCCGGGCACTGA
- a CDS encoding DUF6158 family protein has translation MNESGRQGVDPARLSEQDLLRELETIHRSRHDTLLYGSSAALAAHDVRMADLEAEYLRRHPDRPPAAGRTREGARARVG, from the coding sequence GTGAACGAATCCGGGCGTCAGGGCGTCGATCCGGCACGGCTGAGCGAACAGGACCTGCTGCGCGAACTGGAGACCATCCACCGCAGCCGCCACGACACGCTGCTGTACGGCTCGTCCGCCGCACTCGCGGCCCACGACGTGCGCATGGCGGACCTGGAGGCCGAATACCTCAGGCGCCACCCCGACCGGCCCCCGGCTGCGGGCCGCACCCGGGAGGGCGCCCGGGCGCGGGTGGGCTGA
- a CDS encoding SpoIIE family protein phosphatase, protein MNAADHGVPGPGEDTGGTHRGQPRTGGPAPGEPAPSDDAARRHLTDVATGVLAAQLGLAPAEAADHLRALAAAAGSAPEELAADVVNAVAGHIAVSAPPKTAAHRRETRELRKVTSAVETEESAARGAHTLLEGGLRPLGAEALWLWRLTCTGCLELVAHAGVSALEAGQWRWIPPAAPPPVRDALSGGEVVWLPSGTGDGGALPGPSPRAARAVIPLRERGRNAGLALVVWPRATEFDARLRAALPRLVEVAGRLLGADADPAAAVPALDDLLDALVHPALTLRRADTGALTVEHVNRAAAEALSGAHRAGGRSVEAALPLLHTDLTAMARRAWHVSVPQRAARLPAEHAPGLPDPMLDVRVLPVDGERAVVLWHTAGDVRTALGRAVGRLQGMALFQDDLLSATTAWTEETYAVFGMARDAAPVPLLELAPLVHADDAAAFAGLLGDVVDRRKGASAVVRVIRRDGGPRHVRIAAEPLLSGGELTGVTGVYQDVSAEYHAEVALNATFDQLTAVRAQAVLRHRLVLRLQRAIVPQMPAAGTLHGLAAAARYRPAAAEYRVGGDWFDVLPLPGGRILMAVGDVAGHGIDAATGMVALRNALRGLAFTGHDPGRLMGWLNEVTLHVPGRPTATAVCALYDPADRVLRWANAGHLPPLLLRGGRARLVEAPYDVLLGAARGAAYRERTLRLEADDTLLLYTDGLVERRHDGLDRGLQALCRTAETLRATGVDDQVESLLARATGDTDDDTSVVAVRVG, encoded by the coding sequence GTGAACGCTGCGGACCACGGTGTTCCCGGGCCCGGCGAGGACACCGGCGGAACCCACCGCGGGCAGCCGCGTACCGGAGGTCCGGCACCCGGCGAGCCGGCCCCGTCCGACGACGCCGCGCGCCGGCACCTGACCGATGTGGCGACCGGGGTGCTCGCCGCCCAGCTGGGACTGGCGCCCGCCGAGGCCGCGGACCATCTGCGCGCGCTCGCCGCCGCCGCCGGCTCCGCCCCCGAGGAGCTCGCGGCGGACGTCGTGAACGCCGTCGCCGGCCACATCGCGGTCTCCGCCCCGCCGAAGACCGCGGCACACCGGCGGGAGACCCGTGAACTGCGGAAGGTGACCTCGGCGGTGGAGACCGAGGAGTCGGCCGCGCGAGGAGCGCACACCCTGCTGGAGGGCGGGCTGCGCCCGCTCGGCGCGGAGGCCCTGTGGCTGTGGCGGCTGACCTGCACCGGCTGCCTGGAGCTGGTGGCCCATGCCGGCGTCTCCGCGCTGGAGGCAGGCCAGTGGCGCTGGATCCCGCCCGCCGCGCCGCCGCCCGTCCGGGACGCGCTCTCCGGCGGCGAGGTGGTGTGGCTCCCCTCGGGCACCGGGGACGGCGGCGCCCTGCCCGGCCCGTCGCCGCGGGCGGCCCGCGCGGTGATCCCGCTGCGGGAACGCGGCCGCAACGCGGGCCTCGCCCTGGTGGTGTGGCCCCGCGCGACGGAGTTCGACGCACGGCTGCGTGCGGCGCTCCCCCGGCTGGTGGAGGTGGCGGGCAGGCTGCTGGGCGCCGACGCCGATCCGGCGGCAGCGGTGCCCGCCCTCGACGACCTGCTGGACGCCCTCGTCCATCCGGCCCTCACCCTGCGCCGGGCGGACACCGGCGCTCTGACGGTCGAACACGTCAACCGCGCGGCCGCGGAGGCCCTGAGCGGAGCCCACCGGGCGGGCGGCCGGTCCGTGGAGGCCGCGCTGCCGCTGCTGCACACGGACCTCACGGCGATGGCGCGGCGCGCCTGGCACGTCTCGGTCCCGCAGCGTGCCGCCCGGCTGCCCGCCGAGCACGCACCCGGCCTGCCGGACCCCATGCTGGACGTCCGGGTGCTGCCCGTGGACGGGGAGCGGGCGGTGGTCCTGTGGCACACGGCGGGCGACGTCCGCACGGCGCTGGGCAGGGCGGTGGGCCGGCTCCAGGGCATGGCCCTCTTCCAGGACGACCTGCTGTCGGCGACCACCGCGTGGACCGAGGAGACGTACGCGGTCTTCGGCATGGCGAGGGACGCGGCACCGGTGCCCCTGCTGGAGCTGGCCCCGCTGGTGCACGCCGACGACGCGGCCGCCTTCGCCGGGCTGCTGGGCGACGTGGTCGACCGCCGCAAGGGCGCGTCGGCCGTCGTCCGCGTGATCCGGCGGGACGGCGGCCCCCGCCATGTGCGCATCGCGGCCGAGCCGCTGCTCAGCGGCGGCGAGCTGACCGGTGTCACCGGCGTGTACCAGGACGTCTCCGCCGAGTACCACGCGGAGGTCGCGCTCAACGCGACGTTCGACCAGCTGACCGCCGTCCGGGCGCAGGCCGTGCTCCGTCACCGCCTGGTGCTGCGGCTCCAGCGGGCCATCGTCCCGCAGATGCCGGCGGCGGGCACGCTGCACGGGCTCGCCGCGGCGGCCCGCTACCGGCCCGCCGCGGCGGAGTACCGCGTGGGCGGCGACTGGTTCGACGTCCTCCCGCTGCCCGGCGGCCGGATCCTGATGGCGGTCGGGGACGTCGCCGGCCACGGCATCGACGCGGCGACCGGCATGGTCGCCCTGCGCAACGCCCTGCGCGGACTGGCCTTCACCGGTCACGACCCCGGCCGGCTGATGGGCTGGCTCAACGAGGTGACGCTCCACGTCCCGGGACGGCCCACCGCGACCGCCGTGTGCGCGCTCTACGACCCCGCCGACCGGGTGCTGCGCTGGGCGAACGCGGGACACCTGCCGCCGCTGCTGCTGCGCGGGGGCCGCGCACGGCTGGTCGAGGCCCCGTACGACGTGCTCCTCGGGGCGGCCCGGGGCGCGGCCTACCGCGAGCGGACCCTGCGGCTGGAGGCGGACGACACGCTGCTGCTGTACACCGACGGCCTCGTGGAACGCCGCCACGACGGCCTCGACCGGGGCCTTCAGGCCCTGTGCCGGACCGCCGAGACCCTGCGCGCGACGGGCGTCGACGACCAGGTGGAGAGCCTGCTGGCCCGCGCGACCGGTGACACGGACGACGACACGAGCGTGGTCGCCGTCCGCGTCGGCTGA
- a CDS encoding hybrid sensor histidine kinase/response regulator, with product MDASAPGPGPEAGRESAAASEEALRRLLDGLVAVRDGDLSVRLPGDTSPLLSEVAAVYNGMVDQLSLVTSEVTRVAREVGGQGLLGGQARAPRVSGAWSELTSGVNTMADNLTSQVRAIAQVATAVARGDLTQKIRVDARGEILELKETINTMVDRLSSFAEEVSRVAREVGTEGSLGGQATVLGVSGTWKDLTDNVNSMATNLTNQVRNIAQVTTAVARGDLTRKIDVDARGEILELKTTVNTMVDQLSSFAAEVTRVAREVGSEGRLGGQAEVEGVSGTWKRLTANVNELAGNLTRQVRAIAEVTGAVAEGDLTRSITVEAPGEVGELKDNINAMVESLRATTRANEEQDWLKTHLAAMSDRMQGARSVDALATRIMEEVPPLVRAEYGGFFLARDGAGGRELVLTASYGSPDPPGAPRRVFGVGQGLVGQAARSCRPVEVDDLPAGYATVTSGTGSADATHLLVLPVVLEGQVLAVVELAALRPFTGVHRDFLHRLTESVGVNVGTLAANSRTDELLGKSQRLTAELSTRSQQLTARQEELQRSNAELKEKAALLADRNRDIERKNLEIEQARQELEARAQQLSRTSMYKSEFLANMSHELRTPLNSLLILAQLLAQNLDGNLTAKQVDYAEVIHSAGADLLQLINDILDLSKVEAGKMPVHFAEFALQELVEYVEATFRPVAGERDLTFEVAAEPGTPATLVTDEARLRQILRNLLSNALKFTDRGTVELRVAAAADSEVPAVLRDAGPVVAFHVCDTGIGIPADRLESMFGAFQQGDGTTSRHYGGTGLGLSISREVAKLLGGAIDVRSTPGRGSRFTLYLPAGGRGGSSDASVLAVEERGAPAAPPAGAVPVPGGRAVLLVDDDSRNVFALTEVLTGAGIRVLTADNGADGIALLRGSEDVGLVVMDVMMAGMDGYAAIAAIRELPRNARVPVIVVTAKAMAGDREEALAAGADDWVAKPVDTARLLAMISERLGSGPG from the coding sequence ATGGACGCATCAGCCCCCGGACCGGGCCCGGAAGCGGGCCGGGAGTCCGCGGCAGCGAGCGAGGAAGCCCTGCGGAGACTGCTGGACGGTCTCGTCGCGGTCCGCGACGGAGACCTGTCGGTCAGACTCCCCGGCGACACCTCGCCCCTGCTCTCCGAGGTCGCCGCCGTCTACAACGGCATGGTCGACCAGCTTTCCCTGGTCACCTCGGAGGTCACCCGCGTCGCCCGCGAGGTCGGCGGACAGGGGCTGCTCGGCGGGCAGGCCAGGGCGCCCCGCGTCAGCGGGGCCTGGAGCGAACTCACCTCGGGTGTGAACACCATGGCCGACAACCTGACCTCGCAGGTGCGCGCCATCGCCCAGGTCGCGACCGCGGTGGCCCGCGGCGACCTCACGCAGAAGATCCGGGTCGACGCACGCGGGGAGATCCTGGAGCTCAAGGAGACCATCAACACCATGGTCGACCGCCTCTCCTCCTTCGCGGAGGAGGTCAGCAGGGTGGCCCGCGAGGTGGGCACCGAGGGCAGCCTCGGCGGCCAGGCCACGGTCCTCGGCGTCTCCGGCACGTGGAAGGACCTCACCGACAACGTCAACTCCATGGCCACCAACCTGACCAACCAGGTCCGCAACATCGCCCAGGTCACCACCGCCGTCGCCCGCGGCGACCTCACCCGGAAGATCGACGTGGACGCCCGCGGCGAGATCCTGGAACTCAAGACCACCGTCAACACGATGGTCGACCAGCTCTCCTCGTTCGCCGCCGAGGTCACCCGCGTCGCCCGGGAGGTCGGCAGCGAGGGACGCCTCGGCGGGCAGGCCGAGGTCGAGGGCGTCTCCGGCACCTGGAAGCGGCTCACCGCGAACGTCAACGAACTCGCCGGCAACCTCACCCGCCAGGTGCGGGCGATCGCCGAGGTGACCGGCGCGGTCGCCGAGGGCGACCTCACCCGCTCCATCACCGTCGAGGCGCCCGGCGAGGTCGGCGAACTGAAGGACAACATCAACGCGATGGTCGAGTCGCTGCGCGCCACGACCCGCGCCAACGAGGAACAGGACTGGCTGAAGACCCACCTCGCCGCCATGTCCGACCGGATGCAGGGCGCCCGCAGCGTGGACGCGCTCGCGACCCGCATCATGGAGGAGGTCCCGCCGCTGGTCAGGGCCGAGTACGGCGGCTTCTTCCTGGCCCGTGACGGCGCCGGCGGCCGGGAACTCGTGCTGACCGCCTCCTACGGGTCGCCGGACCCGCCCGGCGCGCCGCGCCGCGTCTTCGGCGTCGGACAGGGGCTCGTCGGCCAGGCCGCCCGGAGCTGCCGCCCCGTCGAGGTCGACGACCTCCCCGCCGGGTACGCCACGGTCACCAGCGGCACGGGCAGCGCCGACGCGACCCATCTCCTGGTCCTGCCGGTCGTTCTGGAGGGCCAGGTCCTGGCCGTCGTCGAACTCGCGGCGTTGCGCCCGTTCACCGGTGTCCACCGCGACTTCCTGCACCGTCTCACGGAGAGCGTCGGCGTCAACGTCGGCACCCTCGCCGCCAACAGTCGCACCGACGAACTCCTCGGCAAGTCCCAGCGGCTGACCGCCGAACTCAGCACCCGCTCCCAGCAGCTCACCGCCCGCCAGGAGGAGCTCCAGCGCTCCAACGCCGAACTGAAGGAGAAGGCGGCCCTGCTGGCCGACCGCAACCGGGACATCGAGCGCAAGAACCTCGAGATCGAACAGGCCCGCCAGGAACTGGAGGCCCGTGCACAGCAGTTGTCCCGGACGTCCATGTACAAGTCCGAGTTCCTGGCCAACATGAGCCACGAGCTGCGCACACCGCTCAACAGCCTGCTCATCCTGGCCCAGCTGCTCGCCCAGAACCTCGACGGCAACCTGACCGCCAAACAGGTCGACTACGCCGAGGTCATCCACTCCGCGGGAGCGGACCTGCTCCAGCTCATCAACGACATCCTCGACCTGTCCAAGGTCGAGGCGGGCAAGATGCCCGTGCACTTCGCTGAGTTCGCCCTCCAGGAGCTCGTGGAGTACGTGGAGGCGACGTTCCGCCCGGTCGCAGGCGAACGCGACCTCACCTTCGAGGTGGCCGCCGAACCCGGCACCCCGGCGACGCTCGTCACCGACGAGGCCAGGCTCCGGCAGATCCTGCGCAACCTGCTCTCCAACGCCCTGAAGTTCACCGACCGGGGCACGGTCGAGCTGCGCGTCGCCGCCGCCGCGGACTCCGAGGTGCCCGCCGTGCTGCGCGACGCCGGTCCGGTGGTGGCCTTCCACGTGTGCGACACCGGCATCGGCATCCCCGCCGACCGGCTGGAGAGCATGTTCGGCGCCTTCCAGCAGGGCGACGGGACCACCTCCCGCCACTACGGGGGCACCGGCCTCGGGCTGTCGATCAGCCGCGAGGTCGCCAAGCTGCTCGGCGGCGCGATCGACGTCCGCAGCACCCCAGGACGCGGCAGCCGTTTCACCCTCTACCTGCCCGCCGGCGGCAGGGGCGGGTCCTCCGACGCCTCCGTCCTCGCCGTCGAGGAGCGCGGAGCACCCGCGGCGCCGCCGGCCGGCGCCGTGCCCGTGCCGGGCGGCCGGGCGGTGCTCCTCGTCGACGACGACAGCCGCAACGTGTTCGCGCTGACCGAGGTCCTGACGGGCGCCGGCATCCGGGTCCTCACGGCCGACAACGGAGCCGACGGGATCGCGCTGCTGCGCGGGAGCGAGGACGTCGGACTGGTCGTCATGGACGTGATGATGGCCGGGATGGACGGCTACGCGGCCATCGCGGCCATCCGCGAACTGCCCCGCAACGCGCGGGTGCCCGTCATCGTGGTGACGGCCAAGGCGATGGCGGGCGACCGCGAGGAGGCGCTGGCCGCGGGCGCCGACGACTGGGTCGCCAAGCCCGTCGACACCGCGCGGCTGCTGGCGATGATCAGCGAACGCCTGGGCAGCGGGCCCGGATGA
- a CDS encoding ATP-binding protein, with protein sequence MGHPSEVRTGRRSRRYPLEQGPGAPARCRDLTRDALRDWFGLTGPDHPVLVGDILLLVSEVVTNAYRHGGAPYELELVEGRGRIWVQVTDAGSACPRPGRHRAARASGHGLYLLQRLSADWGWARHGSGKSVWFAVDVRG encoded by the coding sequence ATGGGACATCCATCCGAGGTGCGAACCGGCAGGCGGAGCAGGAGGTACCCGCTGGAACAGGGGCCCGGCGCCCCCGCGCGGTGCCGGGACCTCACACGGGACGCGCTGCGCGACTGGTTCGGGCTGACCGGGCCGGACCACCCCGTCCTCGTGGGCGACATCCTGCTCCTGGTCTCCGAAGTGGTCACCAACGCGTACCGGCACGGCGGCGCTCCGTACGAGCTGGAGCTGGTCGAGGGCCGGGGCCGGATCTGGGTCCAGGTCACCGACGCCGGCTCCGCGTGCCCCCGCCCCGGCCGGCACCGCGCCGCCCGGGCCTCCGGCCACGGCCTGTACCTGCTTCAACGGCTCTCCGCCGACTGGGGCTGGGCACGCCACGGCTCCGGCAAGTCCGTGTGGTTCGCCGTGGACGTGCGCGGCTGA
- a CDS encoding RNA polymerase sigma factor SigF, protein MTKTVQTRAGAAPASGAHVYVRPSAAPAAAADPGTVGPADARPLSAALLERLSELEEGTPEYAYVRNTLVELNLSLVRFAALRFANRSEPMEDIVQVGTVGLIKAINRFDVSRGVEFASFALPTVIGEIKRYFRDSSWSVRVPRRLQELRIDLAKAMDVLEQELGHRPTTPELSDYLHVSEAEVIEGELASNGYSAQSLDTAAGDDEDSGTGVARRLGAEDPAYDLVENVSALRPLIAGLDERDRLILSLRFCDELTQSEIGERLGVSQMHVSRLLHRILGTLREALVDEPA, encoded by the coding sequence ATGACGAAGACCGTGCAGACCCGCGCAGGAGCCGCCCCGGCCTCCGGGGCGCACGTGTACGTCCGGCCTTCCGCGGCACCGGCTGCCGCCGCCGACCCGGGGACGGTCGGTCCGGCCGACGCCCGTCCGCTGTCGGCCGCCCTGCTGGAGCGCCTCTCGGAGCTGGAGGAGGGGACCCCGGAGTACGCGTACGTGCGCAACACCCTGGTCGAGCTGAACCTCAGCCTGGTCCGGTTCGCCGCGCTGCGCTTCGCCAACCGCTCCGAGCCGATGGAGGACATCGTCCAGGTCGGCACCGTCGGACTGATCAAGGCCATCAACCGGTTCGACGTCTCCCGGGGCGTCGAGTTCGCCTCCTTCGCCCTGCCGACCGTGATCGGCGAGATCAAGCGGTACTTCCGCGACTCCAGCTGGTCGGTCCGGGTGCCCCGCCGCCTCCAGGAGCTGCGGATAGACCTCGCCAAGGCGATGGACGTGCTGGAGCAGGAGCTCGGGCACCGGCCCACCACGCCCGAGCTCTCGGACTACCTGCACGTCAGCGAGGCCGAGGTGATCGAGGGCGAGCTGGCGTCGAACGGCTACAGCGCGCAGTCGCTGGACACCGCCGCCGGTGACGACGAGGACTCCGGTACCGGCGTGGCACGCCGCCTGGGGGCGGAGGACCCGGCCTACGACCTGGTCGAGAACGTGAGCGCGCTGCGCCCGCTCATCGCCGGACTCGACGAGCGGGACCGGCTGATCCTCTCCCTGCGCTTCTGCGACGAGCTGACCCAGTCGGAGATCGGTGAGCGGCTGGGCGTCTCGCAGATGCACGTCTCGCGACTGCTGCACCGCATCCTCGGCACGCTGCGCGAGGCACTCGTGGACGAACCCGCCTGA
- a CDS encoding ATP-binding protein, whose product MSTRPDGSRGQTRRLALFGTRGVVGRCRDFTHEALRDWGWPRADGQEPWGEPPGELVEDVLLLVSEIVTNACLHAGGPQELALHQDAERLRIEVADADPSAPHRRATGDLAQPGGHGLIILERLARRWGSEPRGTGKVVWAEVPVPPR is encoded by the coding sequence ATGAGCACCCGGCCGGACGGCTCCCGGGGACAGACCAGAAGACTGGCGCTGTTCGGCACCCGCGGCGTGGTCGGGCGCTGCCGCGACTTCACCCACGAGGCGCTCCGCGACTGGGGGTGGCCGCGGGCCGACGGACAGGAGCCCTGGGGCGAGCCGCCCGGCGAACTCGTCGAGGACGTCCTGCTGCTCGTCTCGGAGATCGTCACCAACGCCTGCCTGCACGCGGGCGGGCCGCAGGAGCTGGCGCTCCACCAGGACGCGGAGCGGCTGCGCATCGAGGTCGCGGACGCCGATCCGTCGGCGCCGCACCGTCGGGCCACGGGTGACCTCGCGCAGCCGGGCGGCCACGGTCTGATCATCCTGGAGCGCCTCGCGCGCCGCTGGGGTTCCGAGCCGCGCGGCACCGGCAAGGTGGTCTGGGCGGAGGTTCCCGTCCCGCCGCGATGA
- a CDS encoding STAS domain-containing protein, whose amino-acid sequence MGVPDTGMSPGREPGDGRFDVRESRVGDVAVLTLSGELDHDTAEPLREALARHTGPEAERVVVDLSGLTFCDSTGLNVLLHARLAAHDAGGGVELAGLRPPVARMFEITGAHTVFRVHAGLDEALARERPA is encoded by the coding sequence ATGGGTGTGCCGGACACCGGCATGAGCCCGGGGAGAGAACCCGGCGACGGACGTTTCGACGTGCGGGAGAGCCGGGTCGGGGACGTGGCCGTCCTGACGCTGAGCGGCGAGCTCGACCACGACACGGCCGAACCCCTGCGCGAGGCGCTGGCACGGCACACCGGCCCGGAGGCGGAACGCGTCGTCGTCGACCTGAGCGGCCTCACCTTCTGCGACTCCACCGGGCTGAACGTGCTGCTCCACGCCCGGCTGGCCGCCCACGACGCGGGCGGCGGCGTCGAGCTGGCGGGGCTCCGACCCCCGGTGGCCCGGATGTTCGAGATCACCGGAGCGCACACCGTCTTCCGCGTCCACGCCGGCCTCGACGAGGCGCTGGCGCGCGAGCGGCCCGCGTGA
- a CDS encoding SigB/SigF/SigG family RNA polymerase sigma factor: MRKHPHRKHSHSDAPDTAADFRRMAELGDGPERQELRQAVVAAWLPMADRIAGRFRNRGESLEDLRQVAALGLVKAVDRYDPERGAFESFAVPTVVGEVKRHFRDHMWALHVPRRVQDLRNRVRTARRDLVSTTSGRSPTVAEVAAHAGLSEEDTLVGLDALESFTALSLDAELPGSDDGYSLGDTLGSSDPAIDVLVDREAVKPGLRRLPEREQNILYMRFFRDMTQSSIAQTLGISQMHVSRLISRCCDQLRDEVMRDAA, from the coding sequence ATGCGCAAACACCCACACCGCAAGCACAGCCATTCCGACGCCCCCGACACCGCGGCTGACTTCCGGAGAATGGCGGAACTCGGCGACGGGCCGGAGCGTCAGGAGCTGCGCCAGGCCGTCGTCGCCGCCTGGCTGCCGATGGCCGACCGCATCGCCGGCCGGTTCCGCAACCGCGGCGAGTCGCTGGAGGACCTGCGCCAGGTCGCGGCCCTCGGCCTCGTGAAGGCCGTCGACCGGTACGACCCGGAGCGCGGAGCCTTCGAGAGCTTCGCCGTGCCGACCGTCGTCGGCGAGGTCAAGCGGCACTTCCGCGACCACATGTGGGCGCTGCACGTCCCGCGCCGTGTGCAGGATCTGCGCAACCGGGTCCGCACCGCCCGCCGCGATCTGGTGTCCACCACGTCCGGCCGCTCCCCCACGGTCGCGGAGGTCGCCGCGCATGCGGGTCTCAGCGAGGAGGACACCCTCGTGGGCCTGGACGCTCTGGAGAGCTTCACGGCCCTGTCGCTGGACGCCGAACTCCCCGGCTCGGACGACGGCTACAGCCTCGGCGACACCCTCGGCTCGTCCGATCCGGCGATCGACGTGCTCGTCGACCGGGAAGCGGTCAAACCGGGCCTGCGGCGTCTGCCGGAGCGCGAGCAGAACATCCTCTACATGCGCTTCTTCCGGGACATGACGCAGAGCAGCATCGCGCAGACCCTCGGGATCTCGCAGATGCACGTGTCCCGGCTCATCAGCCGCTGCTGCGACCAGCTGCGGGACGAGGTGATGCGGGACGCCGCGTGA
- a CDS encoding MFS transporter: protein MSPDPGVSLGTVTTKVPARLDRLPWSRWHWMIVVGLGTVWILDGLEVTIVGNIASRLSEPDSGLPISDAQVTGTAAALYVAGACSGALFFGWLTDRYGRKKLFLITLAVYLAATALTAISFSVWWFFLFRFLTGFGIGGEYAAINSAIDELIPSKYRGRVDLIINGSYWLGAVGGALLSVVALNTDIFPADIGWRLTFALGVVLGLVILLVRRHVPESPRWMFIHGRSEGAEELVAGVEKEIEKEKGVRLPEPERAITIEQRRSIGFIEIARTLFHRYPRRAVLGFSLFIGQAFLYNAITFGFGSILVKFFDVPSGNTGYFFAVIAFGNFLGPLLLGRLFDTWGRRPMIAGTYILSGLLLFVTAWLFDEGLLNATTMTVCWCVVLFFASAGASSAYLTVSEIFPMETRAMAIAFFYAIGTAAGGISGPLLFAELTESGVVGDAALAFRIGAALMVLAGVVAVFFAVAAERKSLEDIATPLSATGGGQGTKTGRGGEPDA, encoded by the coding sequence ATGAGCCCCGACCCCGGCGTATCGCTCGGCACCGTCACCACCAAGGTGCCCGCGCGCCTCGACCGGCTGCCGTGGTCGCGCTGGCACTGGATGATCGTGGTGGGCCTCGGCACCGTGTGGATCCTCGACGGCCTCGAAGTGACCATCGTCGGCAACATCGCCAGCCGGCTCTCCGAGCCGGACAGCGGACTGCCCATCTCCGACGCGCAGGTCACCGGCACGGCCGCCGCGCTGTACGTGGCGGGCGCCTGCTCCGGGGCGCTGTTCTTCGGGTGGCTCACCGACCGCTACGGGCGCAAGAAGCTCTTCCTCATCACCCTCGCCGTCTACCTCGCGGCGACCGCGCTGACGGCGATCTCCTTCTCGGTGTGGTGGTTCTTCCTCTTCCGCTTCCTCACCGGCTTCGGCATCGGCGGCGAGTACGCGGCCATCAACTCGGCGATCGACGAACTGATCCCCAGCAAGTACCGCGGCCGGGTCGACCTCATCATCAACGGGAGCTACTGGCTCGGCGCGGTCGGCGGCGCGCTGCTCTCCGTGGTCGCGCTGAACACCGACATCTTCCCCGCGGACATCGGCTGGCGGCTCACCTTCGCCCTCGGCGTCGTCCTCGGACTCGTCATCCTGCTGGTGCGCCGGCACGTACCGGAGAGCCCGCGGTGGATGTTCATCCACGGCCGCTCCGAGGGCGCGGAGGAGCTGGTGGCGGGCGTGGAGAAGGAGATCGAGAAGGAGAAGGGCGTACGCCTGCCCGAACCGGAGCGCGCGATCACCATCGAGCAGCGCCGCAGCATCGGCTTCATCGAGATCGCCCGCACCCTCTTCCACCGCTACCCCCGGCGGGCCGTGCTGGGCTTCTCCCTCTTCATCGGGCAGGCGTTCCTCTACAACGCCATCACCTTCGGCTTCGGGTCGATCCTGGTGAAGTTCTTCGACGTGCCCAGCGGCAACACCGGCTACTTCTTCGCCGTCATCGCCTTCGGCAACTTCCTCGGACCTCTGCTGCTCGGCAGGCTCTTCGACACCTGGGGCCGCCGGCCCATGATCGCCGGCACCTACATCCTGTCCGGGCTGCTGCTCTTCGTCACCGCCTGGCTCTTCGACGAGGGCCTGCTGAACGCCACCACGATGACCGTCTGCTGGTGCGTGGTGCTCTTCTTCGCCTCGGCGGGGGCCAGCTCCGCGTACCTGACGGTCAGCGAGATCTTCCCGATGGAGACCAGGGCCATGGCCATCGCCTTCTTCTACGCGATCGGCACCGCGGCCGGCGGCATCTCGGGTCCGCTGCTCTTCGCCGAACTCACCGAGAGCGGGGTGGTGGGCGACGCCGCACTCGCGTTCCGCATCGGCGCCGCCCTGATGGTGCTCGCCGGGGTCGTCGCCGTCTTCTTCGCGGTGGCGGCGGAGCGGAAGTCCCTGGAGGACATCGCGACGCCGCTGTCCGCCACCGGGGGCGGGCAGGGCACGAAGACCGGGCGGGGCGGGGAACCGGACGCCTGA